From Plasmodium chabaudi chabaudi strain AS genome assembly, chromosome: 12, the proteins below share one genomic window:
- a CDS encoding ABC transporter I family member 1, putative (belongs to the ABC transporter superfamily (TC 3.A.1) (PMID:26796412);~tmhmm; query 1-2678; ~term=annotation;date=20150205;qualifier=removed_product=ABC transporter, putative;qualifier=added_product=abc transporter i family member 1, putative;qualifier=added_gene_name=abci3;qualifier=added_literature=pmid:20541973;curatorName=ucb@sanger.ac.uk;~term=annotation;date=20180319;qualifier=added_GO:0016021;curatorName=ucb@sanger.ac.uk;~;query 1-20; ~;query 520-544; ~;query 600-605; ~;query 658-676; ~;query 1744-1770; ~;query 1826-1831; ~;query 1887-1963; ~;query 21-40; ~;query 500-519; ~;query 545-567; ~;query 577-599; ~;query 606-625; ~;query 635-657; ~;query 677-699; ~;query 1721-1743; ~;query 1771-1793; ~;query 1803-1825; ~;query 1832-1854; ~;query 1864-1886; ~;query 1964-1983; ~;query 41-499; ~;query 568-576; ~;query 626-634; ~;query 700-1720; ~;query 1794-1802; ~;query 1855-1863; ~;query 1984-2677; ~true;~pfam_scan;Pfam:PF00005.23; E()=3.7E-15;score=56.5;query 818-1031;description=ABC_tran;~iprscan;InterPro:IPR003593 : AAA+ ATPase, core;SMART:SM00382; score=1.9E-6;query 827-1087;description=AAA+ ATPase domain;~iprscan;InterPro:IPR003439 : ABC transporter related;Pfam:PF00005; score=3.8E-15;query 818-1031;description=ABC transporter-like;~iprscan;InterPro:IPR003439 : ABC transporter related;Prosite:PS50893; score=16.76;query 803-1102;description=ABC transporter-like;~iprscan;InterPro:IPR027417 : P-loop containing nucleoside triphosphate hydrolase;Superfamily:SSF52540; score=1.14E-39;query 798-1086;description=P-loop containing nucleoside triphosphate hydrolase;~iprscan;InterPro:IPR027417 : P-loop containing nucleoside triphosphate hydrolase;Superfamily:SSF52540; score=1.76E-6;query 2196-2296;description=P-loop containing nucleoside triphosphate hydrolase) produces the protein MKTRKLYGLIKKTYYEKKKNPILYFFFLLIPFSLILFHLFLRSLSEKYSFELANLFSENDKIDLNDTIRQYVLFMSNDLCSKEINDTIYVNHICLTPPSKIINDFMKYTNENDMNIFRVYNSEEECEKNFKYAIFLNENDVKGLGKNKEKNNIKLSYQSIQFNKQLLNNFKNKITNNYNDNNNELTIDDLYKNIYSDKEYEKLAKLKIDQHTLNTIKKTKLYKKFIKDIRSIKNESQYKEFVKNKKNILFFHNFVRNEVVETNYSCGLLGIENLKYEAKRDDKKKQPNLLFPSIVGKYLNKLSDNKKIDHTKKINDQNITNLSITPTLSSTDYAHRNNFRLNKQGNNNVKSVKNDNLNFNDDEPISNIRYKIRVGDYALLNSNEKIFFNDININLKQNFINFNTVDDLSFNIYFNEWYYNSFFMALEYHFNYFLLKYNKFKDNNNEELENSVINKSIVQSQEEPNDDIKYITNFSLENFYSYKMPLKNLKINAFDALEKNIFRIILFLCICLFIINICFDINKERKINMENFLFCIKVNKYYYYFSWLLFYFIVLFFYNIIFTYIIYLYIFKKLMNYFILFYYIYMFIMNSLLVTVICVHFSYNSAINYIASFLLFFLFSTFRLIIHSGAKKSLISLVLLIPHSSFCLALDFIFILIKNDIKITFNEMFITIEDICLMDLTIYPLVSFVMLVSILTFIIYIKSNDTINFSFKVVPSTKNKNIHQKNDNTTMLADSKTEDNLYNLEFDSEITNPKNKSINKKNESINQLYMAEQNALSINKKHKFIKTAYNNDEEAIANNKCCLFIKNVNKFYGKKQALKNISLTLRSNRIFVLLGENGSGKSTLINIITKMINKDSGEISFVKNNFKLPKKKRGIQRHEEAISIDTMPNTSKGIQNNKYKKQSNENDDLTDSTSINSSTTETEYKLNKLKNVNKIKNQSKKALEISFCSQNVILYDNLTFYEIIKIFLLYYNKDVNKYLKKKRTLKMLNGLDLSKYLNDKIKNLIDEIKKKISIFICFLVKRDIYILDEPFIALDIKTKTKLFKFFDKIKKNNIILICTHDIYEANKFADDIAVIKSGEIVFNGTKRYFQNIINYKFILNVRFNSPSCDNNSKYDNISINENNVISAISKEINKNDENFKPSFAYEDSVSSDKKNKKSKDKSKNTIFDLINGDIKNDEDSIESIKSSFIKYIKDSREYNKNCYIFFNRNYIYCTYKINELDKLKNVISILNKLKNVLHYELKTIDIYYTYIYIYTYNEKIKLLKTIRDKGVKKLIKMDPLFYMFYYNTQYFNNIKNQLIMESKKKGNKAITDFGYLNDIVLGKKNESNTTFMESNFNKANNVNFVNDNKLNKNSGSQLGQEGYIEDTNYYNKNNDKYEVNKLNMKNSENYNNYDDSNNYTIIQKLQNFFSVYIAPSVFLKLNKDLSDMNFYWYKFLVPLLLLSCGLLIIKCVSLFGKVQYIELDNSTISSSHLKESIINYGIIYRLKVDGSDEYIYNMPEVDKYKRKRKFLTGPFKKYFNLYEENRNNNYIKTKATNSDHPSDIYNNRGKHLFNYYNNTLFMLFKKYSLKENVNYISTSIDEDSLYDNISEYLELKSKLNNDLSLGTYVIVINETQNTDENNNIQTNIEMDVNLFHNYTSIHSYPYYTNLVFNVLYDFQNIVNNRNRQQGNVISGIEINNKNIHGVSQKEKNNKNINDEEFYTKRTDVKNEPFRIKYHEYFIRDFYINMYVFLSVIIFFCVFFERLKNEIENKKIFTNFDVNKFIHYFQIIILDYFYFILYIIFLFIVLYIFGCTEFLYPSFFFFLMMFGFNTFLSISLFSSLYLNSYIIFLFVNFILCAIISIGIYVIVLLSYAYNNAFLVKLSHVFICIFRILDSFCLSHALNIRSLCLNLKRDLKTIDSDTIINTQLYYTQWNSSKYEQSTNFFQRIFQNNFVEDGPDDSSQTIPDACSNENSFFSERWDFVFIFINCSIYFILLLYKLYRLRYFQKKKKMANEKLQSTFEGKYAFLLNNFNLLNKKYKNKKNINEHTTELNTLEDKNNKHSKLFAPFSRNNTRKEKTHPISKHDNPENLENKNSVKENFKKRRNDLQLIEAENIDKISLQNNVKYILKDINIKIKPYNIYTFSSVYNNDLNVLYLFKYFFLNNMNNSYVYENGTENNRGCFISKMFTSKNKKKKLFDIFSEKAQKRSENECKLSLMPNMTIYEHFNLIFKYKKLNLTDTELLYIIYTLMLLVNLKCDLHINCNQLSGGMKKKVILMINLLRNDDIILLYKLNDNIDFCSQIYINIILKNILEMNSMDNYIQNDELASSMDYSVIDMNEKKNKINKNKKRAITNSAKEMKNGYNSNKTNSSDNNIDKKNGETNSVTQTGNEENLECSISSNVNSINHNVINSFIKENVLKLRFSAKNYIVYTHIYTDILYYDYLYLFNKNQIAYKNNVKNIIGNFEKYYLFQIKLKGIYTSKIYEYIEAFFSENNKAFNKFIKVVNTFNKKKGINYNNVEPDSILKFLEKYANKGMLNYNKICYIFKTKKRKSGQTNDQELVYQNGKNKALIKYSKIYKTLIKLIDNKFSYVNLYLNRNKYISVFELFKFALSRIAYKDIRKFFIQYKNIKILSSEIIKSDQYNFVVKMLENAHTFKLLEINEKLKFTDTEVQVSHVNLDNVSANDIFLLILKT, from the exons ATGAAAACTCGTAAATTATATGGCTTAATAAAGAAGacttattatgaaaaaaaaaaaaatcccattctttatttcttttttttgttaataccCTTTTCTTTAATTCTTTTCCACTTATTCTTGAGGAGCTTAAGTGAGAAGT ACTCCTTTGAACTAGCTAACCTTTTTTCGGAAAATGACAAGATCGATTTAAACGACACCATAAGGCAATATGTATTGTTTATGAGCAATGATTTGTGCTCAAA ggaaataaatgatactATATATGTGAATCATATATGCCTTACACCCCCCtccaaaattataaacgattttatgaaatataccaatgaaaatgatatgaatatttttcgaGTATATAATAGTGAAGAAgaatgtgaaaaaaattttaaatatgcaatatttcttaatgaaaatgatgtaAAGGGGTTGgggaaaaataaagaaaaaaataacatcaAGCTAAGTTACCAATCTATTCAATTTAATAAACaactattaaataattttaaaaacaaaataacaaacaattataatgataacAATAATGAACTTACTATTGacgatttatataaaaatatatattcagaTAAGGAATATGAGAAATTagcaaaattaaaaatagacCAGCATACATTAAATAcgattaaaaaaacgaaattatataaaaaatttataaaagatattagaagtataaaaaatgaaagtcAGTATAAAGAATTtgtaaagaataaaaaaaatattttattttttcataactTTGTGAGAAATGAAGTGGTAGAAACAAATTACTCATGTGGGCTATTAGGTATTGAAAATCTTAAATATGAGGCAAAAAGAgatgacaaaaaaaagcaaccaaatttattatttccaaGTATTGTTgggaaatatttaaataagttatctgataataaaaaaatagatcaTACTAAAAAGATCAACGATCAAAACATAACGAACTTATCAATAACACCGACATTAAGCTCAACAGATTATGCACATAGAAATAATTTCAGATTAAACAAACAGGGTAATAACAATGTAAAGAGTGTTAAAAACGACAATCTTAATTTCAACGATGATGAGCCTATATCAAATATAAGATACAAAATTAGAGTAGGAGATTATGCACTATTGAATTCAAAtgagaaaatatttttcaatgatattaatataaacttaaaacagaattttataaattttaacacCGTTGATGATTTATcgtttaatatatattttaacgAATGGTATTACAATAGTTTTTTTATGGCTCTTGAATatcattttaattattttcttttgaaatataataagtTTAAAGATAATAACAATGAAGAATTAGAAAATAGTGTTATCAATAAAAGTATTGTACAGTCACAAGAAGAACcaaatgatgatataaaatatattacaaacTTTTCTCTCGagaatttttattcatataaaatgcctctaaaaaatttaaagatTAATGCATTTGATGCtctagaaaaaaatatatttagaattattctttttttatgtatttgtttatttataataaatatttgttttgatataaataaggaACGAAAGATAAATATGGagaattttttgttttgtataaaagtaaataaatattattattatttttcatggttattattttattttatagtgttatttttttataatataatatttacatatataatatatttgtatatatttaaaaaattaatgaattatttcattttattttattatatttatatgtttataatgAATAGTTTATTAGTTACAGTAATATGTGtccatttttcatataatagtgcaattaattatatagcGTCCtttttgttgttttttcttttctctACATTTCGTTTAATTATTCATTCGGGGGCAAAAAAATCTTTGATCTCCTTAGTTTTATTGATCCCCCattcttcattttgtttagcattagattttatttttatattaattaaaaatgatataaaaataacatttaATGAAATGTTCATAACTATAGAAGATATATGTTTGATGGACCTTACTATATATCCATTGGTTTCGTTCGTTATGTTAGTATCTATATtaacatttattatatatatcaagaGCAACGACACAATCAATTTCAGTTTTAAAGTGGTTCCTTCAACGAAGAATAAAAACATCcatcaaaaaaatgataacacCACAATGTTAGCAGATAGTAAAACGGAAGAtaatttatacaatttaGAATTTGATTCAGAGATTACAaatccaaaaaataaatctataaataagaaaaatgaaTCTATCaatcaattatatatggCCGAACAAAATGCACTatctataaataaaaaacataaatttattaaaacagcttataataatgatgaagaagcaattgcaaataataagtgttgcttatttattaaaaatgtcaacaaattttatggaaaaaaacaagcactcaaaaatatttccttAACATTGAGAAGCAATcgaatttttgttttattggGAGAAAACGGATCCGGAAAATCCActcttataaatataatcacaaagatgataaataaagataGCGGAGAAATATcatttgttaaaaataattttaaactACCAAAAAAGAAACGAGGAATACAACGACATGAAGAAGCAATATCCATAGACACTATGCCAAATACATCAAAGggtatacaaaataataaatataaaaaacaatcaAATGAAAACGATGATTTAACAGATAGTACCTCTATAAATAGTAGTACAACAGAAAcagaatataaattaaataaattgaaaaatgttaataaaataaaaaatcaaagtAAAAAAGCATTAGAAATTAGCTTTTGCAGTCaaaatgtaatattatatgataatttaacattttatgaaattattaaaatatttttattatattataataaagatgttaataaatatttaaaaaagaaaagaacattaaaaatgttaaatgGGTTAGATTTatctaaatatttaaatgataaaataaagaatttaatagatgaaataaaaaagaaaatatcaatatttatatgctttCTTGTAAAACGagatatatacattttagaTGAACCATTTATAGCTttagatataaaaacaaaaacaaaattattcaaattttttgataaaatcaaaaaaaataatattattttaatatgtacTCATGATATTTATGAAGCTAATAAATTCGCAGATGATATAGCTGTTATTAAAAGTGGTGAAATTGTGTTTAATGGTACAAAAcgttattttcaaaatataataaattataaatttattcttAATGTTAGATTCAATTCCCCTTCCtgtgataataatagtaaatatgataatatttcaataaatgaaaataatgttatTTCAGCAATTTCAAAagaaattaacaaaaacgATGAAAATTTCAAACCCTCATTCGCATATGAAGATAGTGTATCATcggataaaaaaaataaaaaatccaAAGATAAgtcaaaaaatacaattttcgatttaattaatggagatataaaaaatgatgaagataGTATAGAATCAATAAAAAGcagttttataaaatatataaaagattcaagagaatataataaaaattgttatatattttttaatagaaattatatttattgtacctataaaataaatgaattagaTAAGCTAAAAAATGTGATATCAATCTTAAACaaactaaaaaatgtattacactatgaattaaaaactatagatatatattatacatatatttatatatatacatataatgaaaaaataaaattattaaaaaccATTCGAGATAAAGGGGTTAagaaattaattaaaatggatccacttttttatatgttttattataataccCAATactttaataatataaaaaatcaattaATTATGGAAAGTAAAAAGAAAGGGAATAAAGCGATTACCGATTTTGGATACCTAAATGATATTGTCttaggaaaaaaaaacgaaagcAATACTACATTTATGGAAagcaattttaataaagcaAATAATGTTAATTTTGTGAATGataacaaattaaataaaaactcAGGTAGCCAATTAGGACAAGAAGGATATATAGAGGATACCAACTATtacaacaaaaataatgacaAATATGAAGttaacaaattaaatatgaaaaattcaGAAAACTATAATAATTACGATGATTCAAACAATTATacaataatacaaaaattacaaaattttttttcagtatATATTGCTCCTTcagtatttttaaaattgaataAAGATTTATCAGATATGAATTTTTACTGGTATAAATTTCTTGTCccacttttattattatcatgtGGATTacttataattaaatgtgTATCCCTTTTTGGTAAAGTCCAATACATCGAATTAGATAATTCAACAATTTCATCTAGCCATTTAAAAGAAAGTATAATAAACTAtggaattatatatagacTTAAAGTAGATGGCAgtgatgaatatatatataatatgcctGAAgtagataaatataaacgcaaaagaaaatttttaacCGGGCCATTCAAAAAGTATTTCAATCTctatgaagaaaatagaaataataattatataaaaactaAGGCTACAAATTCTGATCATCCAAgtgatatttataataatagaggaaaacatttattcaattattataataatacactttttatgctttttaaaaaatactctttaaaagaaaatgtaaACTATATAAGTACCTCTATTGATGAAGATAgtttatatgataatattagTGAATATTTGGAATTGAaatcaaaattaaataatgatttatCTTTAGGAACCTATGTGATTGTAATTAACGAAACTCAAAATacagatgaaaataataatattcaaacaaatatagaaatggatgtaaatttatttcataacTATACATCTATTCATTCCTATCCATACTACACTAATTTAGTTTTTAACgttttatatgattttcaaaatatagtaAATAACAGAAATAGACAGCAAGGAAATGTTATTAGTGGTatcgaaataaataacaaaaatattcatgGGGTGAGccaaaaggaaaaaaacaacaaaaatataaatgatgaagaaTTTTATACAAAGAGAACTGATGTAAAGAATGAACCGTTcagaataaaatatcatgaatattttattagagacttttatataaatatgtacgtatttttatcagtaataatatttttttgcgtATTTTTTGAgagattaaaaaatgaaattgaaaataagaagatttttactaattttgatgtaaataaatttatacattatttccagataataatattagattatttttattttatattatatataatatttttatttatagtattatatatatttggatGTACTGAGTTTTTATATCCatcctttttcttttttcttatgATGTTTGGctttaatacatttttatctataagtttattttcatcactatatttaaatagttatattatttttttgtttgttaattttatattatgtgCAATAATTAGTATAGGTATATATGTCATAGTTCTTTTatcatatgcatataataatgcattTTTAGTTAAGTTGTCTcatgtatttatatgcatattcagAATATTAGATTCCTTTTGTTTATCTCACGCCCTAAATATTAGAAGCTTgtgtttaaatttaaagagAGACTTGAAGACTATTGATAGCGATACCATTATTAACACACAATTATATTACACCCAATGGAATTCTAgtaaatatgaacaaagtACAAATTTTTTCCAAAGAATATTTCAAAACAATTTTGTTGAGGATGGACCCGATGATAGTAGCCAAACAATTCCAGATGCTTGTTCAAATGAAAACTCATTTTTTAGCGAGAGATGggattttgtatttatatttataaactgctccatatattttatactattactttataaattatatagatTAAGAtatttccaaaaaaaaaagaaaatggcAAACGAAAAATTACAATCAACATTCGAAGGcaaatatgcatttttattaaacaattttaacttactcaataaaaaatataaaaataaaaaaaatataaatgaacaTACTACAGAATTAAACACATtagaagataaaaataataagcatTCCAAATTGTTTGCCCCTTTTTCAAGAAATAATACACGTAAAGAAAAAACGCATCCAATTAGCAAACATGATAATCCtgaaaatttagaaaataaaaattcagtaaaagaaaattttaaaaaacgtCGAAATGATTTACAACTAATTGAAGcagaaaatatagataaaatatcgttacaaaataatgttaaatatatattgaaagatataaatataaaaattaagccctataatatatatacctttTCTTCAGTGTATAACAATGATTTGAATgtactttatttattcaaatattttttcctcaacaatatgaataatagttatgtatatgaaaatggtacagaaaataatagaGGCTGTTTTATTAGTAAAATGTTTACtagcaaaaataaaaagaaaaaattatttgatatattttcagaGAAAGCACAAAAAAGAAGTGAGAATGAATGtaaattatcattaatGCCAAATATGACAATATATGAGCactttaatttaattttcaaatataaaaaattaaatttaacaGATActgaattattatatattatttatacgcTTATGTTATTAGTAAACCTAAAATGTGATCTACATATAAATTGTAACCAACTTAGTGGAGgtatgaagaaaaaagtTATTTTAATGATAAACTTGTTAAGAAATgatgatattattttattatataaattaaatgataatattgatTTCTGTTctcaaatttatataaatattattttaaaaaatatacttgAAATGAATTCAATggataattatattcaaaatgatGAACTAGCTAGTAGTATGGATTATAGTGTAATAGATATgaatgagaaaaaaaacaaaataaataaaaataaaaaacgtGCCATTACAAATAGTGcaaaagaaatgaaaaatggcTATAACTCAAACAAGACAAATAGtagtgataataatattgataaaaagAATGGCGAAACAAATAGTGTGACACAAACAggaaatgaagaaaatttaGAATGCTCAATATCATCAAATGTAAATAGTATAAATCACAATGTTATTAACagttttataaaagaaaatgttttaaaactCCGATTTTCTGCAAAGAATTATATAGTTTATactcatatatatacagatatattatattatgattatttatatttatttaataaaaaccaaattgcttataaaaataatgtaaaaaatataattggcaattttgaaaaatattatttattccaaataaaattaaaaggaatatatacaagcaaaatatatgaatatatagaagcatttttttcagaaaataataaagcatttaataaatttataaaagtaGTGAAcacatttaataaaaaaaaaggcaTAAATTACAATAATGTAGAGCCTGATTCGATATTGAAATTCcttgaaaaatatgcaaataagGGTATgctaaattataataaaatctgctatatttttaaaacaaaaaaacgaaagaGTGGACAAACAAATGATCAAGAACTTGTTTATCagaatggaaaaaataaagctttgataaaatactcaaaaatttataaaacttTGATTAAATTGATTGATAATAAGTTTTCTTatgttaatttatatttaaatagaaataaatatatatccgttttcgaattatttaaatttgcaTTATCTCGAATAGCATATAAAGATATACGAAAATTTTTCATacaatacaaaaatattaaaattctTTCCTCGGAAATCATCAAATCAGATCAATATAACTTTGTAGTTAAAATGTTGGAAAATGCTCATACATTCAAGCTATTAG AAATAAACGAGAAACTCAAATTTACAGACACTGAAGTCCAAGTTAGCCACGTTAATCTCGACAACGTCAGTGCAAATGATATCTTCCTCTTGATTTTGAAGACGtga
- a CDS encoding elongation factor 1-delta, putative (term=annotation;date=20170219;qualifier=removed_product=elongation factor 1 (EF-1), putative;qualifier=added_product=elongation factor 1-delta, putative;qualifier=added_literature=pmid:17307963;qualifier=added_GO:0005853;qualifier=added_gene_name=ef-1delta;curatorName=ucb@sanger.ac.uk;~pfam_scan;Pfam:PF00736.15; E()=2.8E-32;score=110.6;query 45-157;description=EF1_GNE;~iprscan;InterPro:IPR014038 : Translation elongation factor EF1B, beta and delta chains, guanine nucleotide exchange;Pfam:PF00736; score=1.5E-32;query 45-157;description=Translation elongation factor EF1B, beta/delta subunit, guanine nucleotide exchange domain;~iprscan;InterPro:IPR014038 : Translation elongation factor EF1B, beta and delta chains, guanine nucleotide exchange;SMART:SM00888; score=4.9E-31;query 43-157;description=Translation elongation factor EF1B, beta/delta subunit, guanine nucleotide exchange domain;~iprscan;InterPro:IPR036219 : Translation elongation factor eEF-1beta-like superfamily;Superfamily:SSF54984; score=3.14E-24;query 39-157;description=Translation elongation factor eEF-1beta-like superfamily), which yields MANTYDELYVPLSYYILHNDGNADNSGTSQGAKKGNKKKEVGKSSLIIDIKPYGEDTDLEEVLKLVKEIEMEGLTWGKAHKKTPFAFGLFKLQVSCIIVDDLVNTDELIEMIENVGLSEEDCKKKKELQEQMNEDEDVEDTIEGLVQSAEIISFNKL from the exons atggcaAATACATATGATGAATTATATGTACCTTTaagttattatattttgcacAATGATGGAAATGCAGATAATTCTGGAACTAGCCAAGGTGCCAAAaagggaaataaaaaaaaagaagttGGAAA ATCATCTCTAATTATTGATATAAAACCTTATGGGGAAGATACTGATTTAGAAGAAGTATTAAAGCTTGTGAAAGAGATTGAAATGGAAGGATTGACTTGGGGAAAAGCCCATAAAAAAACTCCCTTCGCTTTCGgactttttaaattacaA GTTTCCTGTATTATTGTTGATGATTTAGTTAACACAGACGAGCTTATTGAAATGATTGAGAATGTGGGATTAAGCGAAGAGGATtgtaaaaagaaaaaagaattacAAGAACAGATGAATGAGGATGAAGATGTCGAAGATACAATTGAAGGGCTTGTTCAATCAGCCgaaattatatcatttaataaattataa